A genomic region of Ochotona princeps isolate mOchPri1 chromosome 17, mOchPri1.hap1, whole genome shotgun sequence contains the following coding sequences:
- the TIMM22 gene encoding mitochondrial import inner membrane translocase subunit Tim22: MAAAGPRAGQPAPEAAAPGEAPLQYSLLLQYLVGDKRQPRLLEPGSLGGIPSPVKSEEQKMMERAMESCAFKAALACLGGFVLGGAFGVFTAGIDTNVGFDPKDPYRTPTAKEVLKDMGQRGVSYAKNFAIVGAMFSCTECLVESYRGKSDWKNSVISGCITGGAIGFRAGLKAGAIGCGGFAAFSAAIDYYLR, encoded by the exons ATGGCGGCCGCCGGTCCCCGTGCCGGACAGCCGGCCCCAGAGGCTGCGGCGCCCGGCGAGGCCCCGCTGCAGTACAGCCTCCTTCTGCAGTATCTGGTGGGTGACAAACGGCAGCCCCGGCTCCTGGAGCCCGGGAGCCTGGGCGGGATCCCGAGCCCGGTCAAGAGTGAAGAGCAGAAGATGATGGAGAGGGCGATGGAAAGCTGCGCCTTCAAGGCGGCGCTGGCCTGCCTGGGAG GATTCGTCTTGGGAGGTGCGTTTGGCGTGTTCACCGCTGGCATCGACACCAATGTGGGCTTCGACCCCAAGGATCCTTACCGTACACCAACAGCCAAGGAGGTTCTGAAAGACATGGGGCAGCGAGGAGTGTCCTACGCGAAGAACTTTGCCATCGTGGGAGCCATGTTCTCGTGCACGGAGTGTTTGGTAGAATCT TACCGAGGAAAATCGGACTGGAAGAACAGCGTCATTAGTGGCTGCATCACCGGGGGAGCCATTGGCTTCAGAG CCGGCTTGAAGGCAGGCGCCATCGGCTGTGGAGGTTTTGCCGCTTTCTCAGCTGCAATCGATTACTACCTGCGGTGA